The following DNA comes from Peribacillus sp. FSL E2-0218.
TTTGCATACCTGGTCCAACATAGTCTGCACGCGGACGGATCAAACGGTTGTTGGAATATTGCTCAAGGATATGAGCGATCCAGCCTGAAGCACGGCTCACAGCAAAGATTGGTGTAAATAGGTCGTGCTCGATACCTAAACTATGGTATACCGAAGCGGAATAGAAATCCACGTTTGGCGGAAGATTTTTTTGACCCGTTACGATGTCATTGATTTTAATGGACATATCATAATATTGAGGTTGTCCAGTAAGCTCCGTCAATTTTTGGGACATTTCCTTAAGGTGCTTGGCACGCGGATCGCCTTTACGGTATACACGGTGGCCAAAGCCCATGATTTTTTCTTTATTGGCTAATTTTTCGTTGATGTAAGGCTCTACATTTTCAACGGAACCGATTTCCGTAAGCATTTTCATGACTTGTTCGTTAGCTCCGCCGTGAAGTGGGCCTTTTAAAGCGCCAAGGGCAGAAGTAACACCGGAATAGATATCGGATAATGTAGCCACACAAACACGTGCCGTGAATGTAGAAGCGTTCAATTCATGGTCAGCATGAAGGACCAACGCTTTGTTGAATGCTTCTTCTTCGATTGCCGTTGGTTCATTGCCGCTTAACATATATAAGAAGTTAGCAGCAAAGCTTAAATCTGTACGCGGTGCAATCGATTCTTTTCCTTGACGGATACGAGCGAAAGTTGTTACCAATGTAGGGATTTTAGCTTGGATGCGGATGGCTTTACGATAGTTAGCTTCTTCACTCATTACGTCTGCCTCTTCATCATATAGACCAAGTAGGGAAACGGCTGTGCGAAGAGCTCCCATTGGGTGCACTTTATCAATTGGGTAAGTTTTGAAATGATTAACCACTTCAGCTGGAATTTCAGCATTTTCAGCAAGTTGTTTAGTCAATTCTTCTAATTGGCTTTTGGTCGGAAGAGCTCCGTGCCATAATAGATAGATTACTTCTTCGAATGATGCATTTACAGCCAAATCGTCGATGTCATAACCTACATACGTTAATGTATCATCGATGATGGAGCTTACTGATGAAGTTGTTGCTACCACACCTTCAAGACCTTTTGTTGCTGTCATACTAAATCTCTCCTTTTCCTGAATATTCCCCTATGTCCTTGCTCATTGCGTATAAATATAGCGCTTCCAAGAGATTAGCTATTGAATACAACCATCTATTTTTTAGCAGAAGACATACATCTTAATGTTGGAAGCGTTCACAGAAATAAAACCCCACAATAGTAAAATGTACGCTAAACCTTAAGATAAGATCTAAAAATTTAATGCTTGTAGCCATTCCTAGTGAGCGCTTGCTCAATAACTACATCTTTTTTAAGATTCCTCAAAATATCATGGATATTCTGAATCCCAATTTTAATAATCCTGAGCAGTTACAACATTATTATAAACAATAAACACTTTTTTGGGAATGAAAAGCACTTAAAATGTGAAAAAATTATTATTTTATCAGAAGAATTAGCTACATATTCTCTTG
Coding sequences within:
- the citZ gene encoding citrate synthase, with the translated sequence MTATKGLEGVVATTSSVSSIIDDTLTYVGYDIDDLAVNASFEEVIYLLWHGALPTKSQLEELTKQLAENAEIPAEVVNHFKTYPIDKVHPMGALRTAVSLLGLYDEEADVMSEEANYRKAIRIQAKIPTLVTTFARIRQGKESIAPRTDLSFAANFLYMLSGNEPTAIEEEAFNKALVLHADHELNASTFTARVCVATLSDIYSGVTSALGALKGPLHGGANEQVMKMLTEIGSVENVEPYINEKLANKEKIMGFGHRVYRKGDPRAKHLKEMSQKLTELTGQPQYYDMSIKINDIVTGQKNLPPNVDFYSASVYHSLGIEHDLFTPIFAVSRASGWIAHILEQYSNNRLIRPRADYVGPGMQKYVPIEKR